AATCCTGTCTTTGAGCGCAAAATCATCGGCCTTGAGCTCGGCCAGTGTGAGCCTTTGCGCAGGTGGATATTCGTCGACGATGTTGCAAACTCCTTTCCAAAGAACGGCCGATTCCTCGACCCGGATCAGTCGGACTTCCACCGAATAGACAAACCGATAATGGGCTTCATCTTCTGGATAGGGGATGAGCCACCATTTGTAAGTATAGAAATCGATTGCCATCCCCTCACGGAAGGTCCTTTTCAACTGATTCAGTTCATCCTCGGTGTTACGGGTAGTCTTGTGAACTTTCCAATAGAACGCGTGAGGGTCGGTTACTGTCTTGCTGAAACGCGGCTCCTCAATCACTCGGACATTATGAATTCCGAAAGAGTCTCTGATGGCAAACAAAAACTGATCTCTGACAGCCGGCAGGGGATTGACTGCCTTCGCCTCGAGTTCAGCCAGGAACTGTCTAAGATGCTCGGGCTGCGATGGAGATGCAAAGAATACATCCGCATTCGGGTAGCGGTCATAATGAATCGCCAGAAACTCAGGCGCGTTTTGTAGGTCGCTAATCAATTTTGGTTCCATTGGAAGGGGTTCGGCAGGAAGCGTGTAGGCGGCCTCGTTGAACTCCTTGACGTAAGAGAAGGTGCAGCCGCACAACAGCAAGGCGGTGATGGCACACGCCAGCATGGCAGCCAGGCGAAATCGTGAATTTAGAAGTCCCACCGCACCCGCAAGGGCCTCTGCTCCGCGTTCATTGTTTCTCTCCCAACCACTCTGCCCGGAAGGGACCCTTGCCCTTCTTGTTGATCTGGAGTCAGGCCAGGACAAATCCTTTATCTTCACGAAAAATCACCTCCAAGGTGGCCGTTGTTTTTTGCTATAGGACGATTTTCATGGCTGGCATTCTTCTCGTAAATTCCCTGCGGCTCCCGGAGAACAAAGGCATCGTCTCCCCGTCAACATTACGGCCTTCCAGTGACCCTGGGGGGTCGGGCCAAGTCAAGGTGCCAATATTTTACAATAATTATCCCATAAGTAGCCGGTATCCGATGCTATGGAGCGAATTTGGGGGCTGAAATTGCCCCAAGGATTTCTTGCGATTCACGGAGCACAAAAGAATTGCCGACGCCGCTTGTTACACCCCCCGCAGGGCCTCGACGATCTCCAGCCGCGCGGCCCGCAGCGCCGGCAGCACGCCGCCGGCGAACCCCATGCCGAGGGCGAAGAGGAGGGACTTGCCGACGATGCCGGCGGTGAGGGAGAAGGAGAAGGCGAGCTCGGAGAAGGTCTGCCAGTTCATGGTCGAGAGGGTGATGAGCTGCATGCCGGAGGCGAAGAGGACCCCGGCAATCCCCCCCACCAGGCCGAGCAGGAGCGATTCGAGGACGAAGGCGGCGAGGATGCTGCGGCGGCCGAACCCCAGGGCCCGCAGGGTGCCGATCTCGGCGATGCGGTTGGCGACGGCGGCATACATGGTGATCATCGCCCCGATCACCGCCCCTATGGAGAAGATGACAGTCAGGGTAAGGCCGAGAATGCTCAGGAAGCGCGCCATCGCCTCGGACTGGTCGGCATAGTACTTCGTTTCCCGCTTGGCCTCCAGGGTCAGCCGGGGATCGTTCTCGAGCCGCTCCCTGACCGCCGGGAAGGCGGCCGGATCCTGCAGGCGGAAGATGATCGAGGAGTAGACCGGGCGGCGGAAGGCCTGCATCAGCAGGTCGACGTCCCCCCAGATCTCGGAGCTGAAGCCGGTGCGGCCGGCCTCCAGAACCCCCACCACCCGCCACTCCCGGCCGGCGAAATGCAGCACCTCGCCGATGCCGGCCCCCTGGAAGCGCTCGGCGATGCTGCGGCCGGCGGCGACCTCGGCCATCCCCGGCCGCGGCATCCGGCCGGCGGCGAGCCGCACCTGCGGCCGCAGCGTCGCCGAGGCGGCACTGATGCCGCGGATCACGATATTGGCCGGCTTGCCGCTTCCCCGCTTGGGGAGGTTGACCAGGACCACCAGCTCCCGGGCCAGCAGAGGCTCGCCGTCGGCCCCGCGGGCCGCCCCGGACACGCTCTCGACCACCGCCGCCTGGTCCCGCCCCACCCCGCTCTGCACCTCGGAGCCCGCCGCCTTGCGCAGCACCACCACGTTGTCGGAGGAGCCGGTCGCCACCAGCGTCTCCCGCAGCCCCTCCACCAGCATCAGGGTGGCGGCGAAGACGTAGACCACCAGGGCCATGCCGGCGGCGGTGAGGACGGTCGTCAGCCGCCGGGTCCAGAGGTTGCGCAAGCTGTAGGAGAAGGGAATGGGCATTACCCGATCCTCCCCAGCCCGGCCGCGATCCGGATCGTCGCCGCCCGCCAGGTGGGGAAGATGCCGGCGATCACCCCCACCGTCAGGGCGGCGAGCAGCCCCTGGGCGATCGTCGCCGGGGCGATGCTGAAGGCGGGGAAGAACTGGGCCAGCTCGACCTCGATCCAGCGGGCCGCCGGGAAGATGAGGAGCGTCCCCAGCACGCCGCCGGCCAGGGCGATGGTGATCGACTCGCCGAAGACGATCCCGGCCAGGTGCCGCGGTGCGAAACCGAGGGTCTTCAGGGTGGCGTACTCGGCCATCCGCTCCCGCGCCGTCATCGCCATGGTGTTGGCCGTCACCACCATGATGATGAGGATGACGACGTAGGAGACGATCTCGATGGCGGTGAGGATCGCCTCGGTCATGGCAACGAAGCC
This sequence is a window from Desulfuromonadales bacterium. Protein-coding genes within it:
- a CDS encoding ABC transporter permease, translating into MPIPFSYSLRNLWTRRLTTVLTAAGMALVVYVFAATLMLVEGLRETLVATGSSDNVVVLRKAAGSEVQSGVGRDQAAVVESVSGAARGADGEPLLARELVVLVNLPKRGSGKPANIVIRGISAASATLRPQVRLAAGRMPRPGMAEVAAGRSIAERFQGAGIGEVLHFAGREWRVVGVLEAGRTGFSSEIWGDVDLLMQAFRRPVYSSIIFRLQDPAAFPAVRERLENDPRLTLEAKRETKYYADQSEAMARFLSILGLTLTVIFSIGAVIGAMITMYAAVANRIAEIGTLRALGFGRRSILAAFVLESLLLGLVGGIAGVLFASGMQLITLSTMNWQTFSELAFSFSLTAGIVGKSLLFALGMGFAGGVLPALRAARLEIVEALRGV